Proteins encoded in a region of the Saccharothrix ecbatanensis genome:
- a CDS encoding Uma2 family endonuclease, protein MSAMPWPDHLLTLEEWDALPEDESHHVELVEGVLVAAPKPAPKHQLAMKRLGTWLDEQLPPDVVAVPDVDVLIDPTPPITMRAPDMVIVPTERAEEYPKRFDPDDVLLTVEIVSPGTGRVDRVVKPMEYADAGIPHYWLVELDEPITLTAFTLVDGEYEHVGGGTGKVEIPSPFPVVFDLDALLRR, encoded by the coding sequence ATGAGCGCCATGCCCTGGCCTGACCACTTGCTCACACTTGAAGAGTGGGACGCGCTACCGGAGGACGAGTCGCACCACGTCGAGCTGGTCGAAGGAGTCTTGGTAGCGGCCCCGAAGCCGGCGCCCAAGCACCAATTGGCGATGAAGCGATTGGGAACTTGGCTCGATGAGCAACTGCCTCCCGACGTGGTGGCGGTCCCGGATGTCGACGTCCTGATCGACCCGACGCCTCCGATAACGATGCGTGCACCGGACATGGTGATCGTCCCGACAGAGCGTGCCGAGGAGTATCCGAAGCGATTCGATCCCGATGACGTCCTGCTCACGGTCGAGATCGTGTCGCCGGGGACGGGGCGAGTGGACCGCGTGGTGAAGCCGATGGAGTACGCCGACGCCGGCATTCCGCACTACTGGCTGGTCGAACTCGACGAGCCGATCACGCTCACCGCGTTCACCCTGGTGGACGGCGAGTACGAGCACGTTGGCGGCGGCACCGGGAAGGTCGAGATCCCGAGCCCCTTCCCGGTTGTCTTCGACCTCGACGCGCTGCTCCGCCGCTAA
- a CDS encoding LysE family translocator translates to MTEDAGVHIAWTSFLLALVVVTVVPGPDFVLVTGNAVRGLRYGAVTAAGVVTGLLVHAGLATVGLSALVAAVPAALLAVKAVGALYLAYLGVMTLRAARAGGPITRAPKSDRSLFLRGVLCDLLNPKVMLTFLSLVPQAMDPASPPLPQAALLSAVAVGVFACFWAVVVPLAGRLAVLLSRPKVRPVFERLCGAALLGMAASVLAA, encoded by the coding sequence GTGACCGAGGATGCCGGCGTGCACATCGCCTGGACCTCCTTCCTGCTCGCGCTCGTCGTCGTCACCGTCGTGCCCGGCCCTGATTTCGTGCTGGTCACCGGGAACGCGGTGCGCGGCCTGCGGTACGGCGCGGTGACGGCGGCGGGCGTGGTCACCGGGCTCCTGGTGCACGCCGGGCTGGCCACGGTGGGGCTGTCCGCGCTGGTCGCGGCGGTGCCGGCGGCGTTGCTCGCGGTCAAGGCGGTGGGCGCGCTGTACCTGGCGTACCTCGGCGTGATGACGTTGCGGGCGGCGCGGGCCGGTGGGCCGATCACCAGGGCGCCGAAGTCGGACCGGTCGCTGTTCCTGCGCGGTGTGCTGTGCGACCTGCTCAACCCGAAGGTGATGCTGACGTTCCTCAGCCTCGTCCCGCAGGCGATGGACCCGGCCTCGCCGCCACTGCCCCAGGCGGCGCTGCTGTCGGCCGTCGCGGTGGGCGTGTTCGCGTGCTTCTGGGCCGTGGTGGTGCCGTTGGCGGGCCGACTGGCCGTGCTGCTGTCACGGCCGAAGGTGCGGCCGGTGTTCGAGCGGCTGTGCGGCGCGGCGCTCCTCGGCATGGCCGCCTCGGTCCTCGCCGCGTGA
- a CDS encoding pyridoxal phosphate-dependent decarboxylase family protein, which translates to MDPDEFRRIGHEVVDWIADYRARIEDFPVKSQVEPGWVRGQLGALPEQGEGFDALLADLDRVVLPGTTHWQHPGFYAYFPANASLPSVLGDLLSSGLGVQGMLWSTSPAATEVEQHLMDELVGAMGLPARFLGGGVIQDTASSAALVALLAALHRTSGGKWRQTGVDGSETVYVSSQTHSSVERAARMAGLGEQAVRSIEVDAALAMRVDDLASRIRSDVEAGRKPVMVCATIGTTGTGAVDPVREIASLCAEHGIWLHVDAAWAGPAALCPEFRGLFDGLDQADSFTANAHKWMLTAFDLTLFWTAHPDVLVDALTILPEYLRNTATESGAVVDYRDWQIPLGRRFRALKLWSVLRWYGLEGVRAHLRGHVELAALLESWVTADDNWTLVAPRSLSLLTIAHRDGDEPTKAAMDRVNAAGEAFITHTTVNGRFAIRIAIGAESTRQHHVRALWDALSA; encoded by the coding sequence ATGGACCCTGACGAGTTCCGGCGGATCGGCCACGAGGTGGTCGACTGGATCGCCGACTACCGTGCGCGGATCGAGGACTTCCCGGTCAAGTCGCAGGTCGAGCCGGGTTGGGTGCGGGGGCAGTTGGGCGCGCTGCCCGAACAGGGCGAGGGCTTCGACGCCCTGCTCGCCGACCTGGACCGGGTCGTGCTGCCCGGCACCACGCACTGGCAGCACCCGGGGTTCTACGCCTATTTCCCGGCGAACGCGTCCCTGCCGTCGGTGCTGGGCGACCTGCTGTCGTCGGGCCTGGGCGTGCAGGGCATGTTGTGGTCCACCTCGCCCGCCGCCACCGAGGTCGAGCAGCACCTGATGGACGAACTCGTCGGCGCGATGGGCCTGCCCGCCCGGTTCCTCGGTGGTGGCGTCATCCAGGACACCGCGTCGTCGGCCGCGTTGGTCGCGCTCCTGGCCGCGCTGCACCGGACGTCAGGTGGGAAGTGGCGGCAGACCGGCGTGGACGGCAGCGAGACGGTGTACGTGTCGTCGCAGACCCACTCGTCCGTCGAGCGCGCCGCACGCATGGCCGGACTGGGTGAACAGGCCGTCCGGTCGATCGAGGTGGACGCGGCGCTGGCCATGCGCGTGGACGACCTGGCATCGCGGATCAGGTCCGATGTCGAGGCGGGCCGCAAGCCGGTCATGGTGTGCGCGACGATCGGCACCACCGGCACGGGCGCGGTGGACCCGGTGCGCGAGATCGCTTCGCTGTGCGCCGAGCACGGCATCTGGCTCCACGTGGACGCCGCGTGGGCCGGTCCGGCGGCGCTGTGCCCGGAGTTCCGGGGCTTGTTCGACGGTCTGGACCAGGCCGACTCGTTCACCGCGAACGCGCACAAGTGGATGCTGACGGCGTTCGACCTGACCCTGTTCTGGACGGCGCACCCGGACGTGCTGGTGGACGCGCTCACGATCCTCCCGGAATACCTCCGCAACACCGCGACGGAGTCGGGCGCGGTGGTCGACTACCGGGACTGGCAGATCCCGCTGGGTCGGCGGTTCCGGGCGTTGAAGCTGTGGTCGGTGCTGCGCTGGTACGGCTTGGAGGGCGTGCGCGCGCACCTGCGTGGTCACGTCGAACTGGCGGCGCTGCTCGAATCGTGGGTCACGGCGGACGACAACTGGACCCTCGTCGCCCCGCGCTCCCTCTCCCTGCTCACCATCGCCCACCGCGACGGCGACGAACCCACCAAGGCCGCGATGGACCGCGTCAACGCGGCCGGCGAAGCGTTCATCACCCACACCACCGTCAACGGCCGCTTTGCGATCCGCATCGCCATCGGCGCCGAGTCCACCCGACAACACCACGTCCGCGCGCTATGGGACGCGCTGAGCGCTTAG
- the tesB gene encoding acyl-CoA thioesterase II: protein MTEAARAAASAEFSDVPLDTDGVPHGQPVLDRLVALLDLERIEENIFRGVSPAESPVRVFGGQVAGQALVAAGRTVPPERRVHSLHSYFIRGGDPTVPIVYEVDRIRDGRSFTTRRVVAVQHGKAIFALSASFQLDEPGLDHQEPMPDVAPPSSLPTYAESAAGYLEKIGMARLPRPIDIRYVTEPPWRAREVGPGEARSQVWMRADGKLPDDDLLHVCVLAYASDMTLLDSVLVRHGVYWGTDKVLGASLDHAMWFHRRFRADEWFLYDCASPSASGARGLATGRFYSQDGHLVATVVQEGLLRVL, encoded by the coding sequence GTGACCGAGGCTGCCCGCGCCGCGGCTTCCGCCGAGTTCTCGGACGTTCCACTGGACACCGACGGCGTGCCGCACGGGCAGCCCGTGCTCGACCGCCTCGTGGCGCTGCTCGACCTGGAGCGCATCGAGGAGAACATCTTCCGCGGGGTGTCGCCCGCCGAATCGCCCGTGCGGGTGTTCGGCGGGCAGGTCGCCGGTCAGGCCCTGGTGGCCGCCGGGAGGACCGTCCCGCCGGAACGCCGGGTGCACTCGCTGCACTCGTACTTCATCCGCGGCGGCGATCCGACCGTCCCGATCGTGTACGAAGTGGACCGCATCCGGGACGGACGGTCCTTCACCACCCGCCGCGTGGTGGCCGTCCAGCACGGCAAGGCGATCTTCGCCCTCTCGGCGTCGTTCCAGTTGGACGAGCCCGGCCTGGACCACCAGGAGCCGATGCCCGACGTCGCGCCGCCGTCCTCCCTGCCCACGTACGCCGAATCGGCGGCCGGGTACCTGGAGAAGATCGGCATGGCGCGGTTGCCCCGGCCCATCGACATCCGGTACGTGACGGAGCCGCCGTGGCGGGCGCGTGAGGTGGGGCCGGGTGAGGCGCGCAGCCAGGTGTGGATGCGGGCGGACGGCAAGCTGCCGGACGACGACCTGCTGCACGTGTGCGTGCTGGCGTACGCGTCGGACATGACTTTGCTCGACTCGGTGCTGGTCCGCCACGGCGTGTACTGGGGCACCGACAAGGTCCTGGGCGCCAGCCTCGACCACGCCATGTGGTTCCACCGCCGTTTCCGTGCGGACGAGTGGTTCCTGTACGACTGCGCCTCACCGTCGGCGTCGGGCGCGCGCGGGCTGGCGACGGGCCGCTTCTACAGCCAGGACGGCCACTTGGTGGCTACCGTGGTGCAAGAGGGCTTGCTCCGGGTCCTGTAG
- a CDS encoding VanZ family protein, producing MGVRILPFVVAALLSVIVLFTPASGVPTAPPGTDKVVHFLLFALLTATGRYGRLPLTPLVAGLIGYAAVSEVLQWLITALGRGGDVLDGLVDVAGIAFGYLIARRRPVSGSRPR from the coding sequence GTGGGCGTCAGAATCCTTCCGTTCGTGGTCGCTGCGTTGCTCAGCGTCATCGTGTTGTTCACCCCCGCGTCAGGTGTGCCGACCGCGCCGCCGGGCACCGACAAGGTGGTGCACTTCCTGCTGTTCGCCCTGCTCACGGCCACCGGGCGGTACGGCAGGCTGCCGCTCACGCCACTGGTCGCGGGCCTGATCGGTTACGCCGCGGTCTCGGAAGTGTTGCAGTGGCTCATCACCGCGCTGGGTCGCGGCGGCGACGTCCTGGACGGACTGGTGGATGTGGCCGGAATCGCATTCGGCTACCTGATCGCGAGGCGGAGACCGGTCAGCGGAAGCCGACCTCGGTGA
- the pyk gene encoding pyruvate kinase yields the protein MSRRAKIVCTMGPATATEDKVNELVAAGMDVARMNFSHGSHADHKQVYELVRAAADASGRAVGILADLQGPKIRLGRFANGPVEWRNGDIVRVTVEEVEGTHDRVSTTYKQLAQDAKVGDRLLVDDGKVGLVVTEVDGPDVVCEVTEGGPVSNNKGLSLPGMDVSVPAMSEKDIEDLEFALNLGVDFIALSFVRSPADIDLVHQVMDRVGHGRKPVIAKIEKPEAVDNLEAIVLAFDGVMVARGDLGVELPLEHVPLVQKRAIQIARENAKPVIVATQMLESMITNSRPTRAETSDVANAVLDGADALMLSGETSVGRYAIETVKTMGRIIEAVETESTVVPPLTHVPRTKRGVISYAARDIGERLNAKALVAFTQSGDTVRRLARLHTPLPLLAFTPEPSVRSQLSLTWGTETFIVPKVDSTDEMVRQVDLSMIDIGRYQPGDLVVVVAGSPPGTIGSTNLIRVHRLGEDDHA from the coding sequence GTGAGTCGACGCGCGAAGATCGTCTGTACGATGGGCCCTGCCACCGCGACCGAGGACAAGGTCAACGAGTTGGTGGCGGCCGGTATGGACGTTGCCCGGATGAACTTCAGTCACGGCAGTCATGCCGACCACAAGCAGGTCTACGAGCTCGTCCGCGCCGCGGCCGACGCCTCGGGCCGTGCGGTGGGCATCCTGGCCGACCTGCAAGGACCCAAGATCCGCCTGGGCCGGTTCGCCAACGGCCCGGTCGAGTGGCGCAACGGTGACATCGTCCGGGTGACGGTGGAGGAGGTCGAGGGCACCCACGACCGCGTCTCCACCACCTACAAGCAGCTGGCGCAGGACGCCAAGGTCGGCGACCGGCTGCTGGTGGACGACGGCAAGGTGGGCCTCGTGGTCACCGAGGTCGACGGCCCGGACGTGGTCTGCGAGGTCACCGAGGGTGGCCCGGTCAGCAACAACAAGGGCCTCTCGCTGCCCGGCATGGACGTGTCCGTGCCCGCCATGTCCGAGAAGGACATCGAGGACCTCGAGTTCGCCCTCAACCTGGGCGTGGACTTCATCGCCCTGTCGTTCGTGCGCTCGCCCGCGGACATCGACCTGGTCCACCAGGTCATGGACCGCGTGGGCCACGGCCGCAAGCCGGTCATCGCCAAGATCGAGAAGCCGGAGGCGGTCGACAACCTCGAAGCGATCGTCCTCGCCTTCGACGGCGTCATGGTCGCCCGTGGCGACCTGGGCGTCGAGCTGCCGCTGGAGCACGTGCCGCTGGTGCAGAAGCGGGCCATCCAGATCGCCCGCGAGAACGCCAAGCCGGTCATCGTGGCCACCCAGATGCTCGAATCGATGATCACCAACTCCCGGCCGACCCGCGCCGAGACGTCGGACGTCGCGAACGCGGTGCTCGACGGAGCGGACGCGCTGATGCTGTCCGGTGAGACGTCGGTCGGCCGGTACGCCATCGAGACGGTCAAGACGATGGGCCGCATCATCGAGGCCGTCGAGACCGAGTCCACCGTGGTCCCGCCGCTGACGCACGTCCCGCGCACCAAGCGCGGCGTGATCTCGTACGCGGCGCGGGACATCGGCGAGCGGCTGAACGCGAAGGCGCTGGTCGCCTTCACCCAGTCCGGTGACACGGTGCGGCGGCTCGCCCGCCTGCACACGCCGCTGCCGCTGCTGGCGTTCACGCCGGAGCCCAGCGTGCGCAGTCAGCTTTCTCTCACCTGGGGCACCGAGACGTTCATCGTGCCTAAGGTGGACTCGACGGACGAGATGGTCCGCCAGGTGGACCTGTCGATGATCGACATCGGCCGGTACCAGCCCGGCGACCTCGTCGTGGTCGTGGCAGGCTCGCCGCCTGGCACCATCGGCTCGACGAACCTCATCCGGGTCCACCGCCTGGGAGAGGACGACCACGCTTAG
- a CDS encoding Lrp/AsnC family transcriptional regulator, whose protein sequence is MNETAELDSVDWLILEALQNDATLPNRSLAERVGIAPSTCLQRVRRLRDLGVITGFHAVVDPRTTGLPLEAVISVNVRPHTRPVVAGFRRFVMAQPETRSLFHVSGQADFLVHIAVADSTHLQAFLMDKIASRTEVRNLTSSVVLERVETRALTPPNDLRPTHRRRRV, encoded by the coding sequence GTGAACGAGACAGCCGAACTGGATTCGGTCGACTGGCTGATCCTGGAGGCGTTGCAGAACGACGCGACGCTGCCGAACCGGAGCCTCGCGGAGCGCGTGGGCATCGCGCCGTCCACGTGCCTGCAACGGGTGCGCAGGCTGCGGGACCTCGGCGTGATCACCGGCTTCCACGCCGTGGTCGACCCGCGCACCACCGGCCTGCCGCTGGAGGCGGTGATCTCGGTGAACGTCCGGCCGCACACGAGGCCGGTGGTGGCCGGGTTCCGGCGGTTCGTGATGGCGCAGCCGGAGACGCGGTCGCTGTTCCACGTCAGCGGGCAGGCGGACTTCCTGGTGCACATCGCGGTGGCGGACAGCACGCACTTGCAGGCGTTCCTGATGGACAAGATCGCGTCGCGCACGGAGGTGCGGAACCTGACCAGCTCGGTGGTGCTGGAACGGGTCGAGACGCGTGCCCTCACGCCGCCGAACGACCTGCGCCCCACCCACCGCAGGCGGCGCGTCTAG
- a CDS encoding sigma-70 family RNA polymerase sigma factor, with translation MRTPGDAAAVTAAQRGEPGALDALVAAYLPLVYNVVGHALAGHPDTDDVVQETMLRALNGLPKLREPESFRSWLLAIALNQVRDHHRTRLPLADAEPVDIADPGADFADLTVTRLQLTGQRREVVAATRWIGDDDRELLSLWWMEQVGRITRAELASALDLTPQHAAVRVQRMKAQLDSARVVVRVLALPRCGELAVVIGDWDGQPSALWRKRIVRHARECDRCARGFDDLAAVDGLLARIPLVPLPAGFDLLPAQGVEPVGVESVVAVAKKGFWANAATKPLIAAAAVAAVAGAVVLLPVERQQVSVAAPVSVTTTTTTLAPTTAGTTTPQPPASTPTPTPAPAPAPAPVTKSIKKGVSTWHFDGVTRALSDVGAGWFYNWATTRENVQAPGVEYVPMIWGAKTMTPENLEAVKGQGTTLLGFNEPDLAEQSDMTVEQALDLWPRLQATGMRLGSPAVAHSGDKAGGWLDRFMAGARERGLRVDFITLHWYGSDFGPAAVGHLKNYLDAVRARYDLPIWLTEYSLMDFSGGGVRYPGEQELADFAGASSRMLEDLSYVERYAWFALPADKPGTGLYLPGGAPNRAGEAYRATG, from the coding sequence ATGCGCACACCAGGGGACGCCGCGGCGGTGACGGCCGCGCAGCGGGGCGAGCCGGGCGCGTTGGACGCGCTGGTGGCGGCCTACCTGCCGCTGGTCTACAACGTGGTGGGGCACGCCCTGGCCGGGCACCCGGACACGGACGACGTTGTCCAGGAGACCATGCTCCGCGCGCTGAACGGGCTGCCGAAGCTGCGTGAGCCCGAGTCGTTCCGGTCGTGGCTGCTGGCCATCGCCCTGAACCAGGTGCGCGACCACCACCGGACCCGGCTGCCCCTCGCCGACGCGGAACCCGTGGACATCGCCGATCCGGGCGCGGACTTCGCCGACCTGACCGTCACCCGGCTCCAGCTCACCGGGCAGCGCCGGGAGGTCGTGGCGGCCACCCGGTGGATCGGCGACGACGACCGCGAGCTTCTGTCCCTGTGGTGGATGGAGCAGGTCGGCCGGATCACGCGGGCGGAGCTGGCATCCGCGCTCGACCTCACGCCGCAGCACGCGGCCGTGCGGGTGCAGCGGATGAAGGCGCAGCTCGACTCGGCACGGGTGGTCGTGCGGGTGCTCGCCCTGCCGCGGTGCGGTGAGCTGGCCGTGGTGATCGGGGATTGGGACGGGCAGCCGAGTGCGTTGTGGCGCAAGCGGATCGTGCGACACGCGCGGGAGTGTGACCGGTGTGCGCGCGGGTTCGACGACTTGGCGGCGGTGGACGGGCTGCTGGCCAGGATTCCGCTCGTGCCGCTGCCGGCCGGGTTCGACCTGCTCCCGGCGCAGGGTGTGGAGCCGGTGGGCGTGGAGTCTGTGGTCGCCGTGGCGAAGAAGGGGTTCTGGGCGAACGCCGCCACCAAGCCGTTGATCGCGGCGGCGGCCGTGGCCGCGGTGGCGGGCGCCGTCGTGCTGCTGCCCGTAGAGCGGCAGCAGGTGTCGGTCGCCGCGCCGGTCAGCGTGACGACGACGACCACCACCCTCGCGCCCACGACCGCCGGAACGACCACTCCTCAGCCGCCCGCGTCCACACCAACCCCGACACCGGCTCCCGCTCCGGCACCCGCACCGGTCACCAAGTCGATCAAGAAGGGCGTCAGCACCTGGCACTTCGACGGCGTGACGCGGGCGCTGTCGGACGTCGGCGCGGGCTGGTTCTACAACTGGGCCACCACCAGGGAGAACGTGCAGGCGCCCGGTGTGGAGTACGTGCCGATGATCTGGGGCGCGAAGACCATGACGCCCGAGAACCTCGAAGCGGTCAAGGGCCAGGGCACCACGCTGCTCGGCTTCAACGAACCGGACCTCGCCGAGCAGTCGGACATGACGGTGGAGCAGGCGCTGGACCTGTGGCCGCGACTCCAGGCGACGGGGATGCGGCTGGGCAGCCCGGCCGTCGCGCACAGCGGTGACAAGGCCGGCGGCTGGCTCGACCGGTTCATGGCCGGCGCGCGGGAACGCGGGCTGCGGGTCGACTTCATCACGCTGCACTGGTACGGCTCGGACTTCGGCCCGGCCGCCGTCGGTCACCTGAAGAACTACCTCGACGCCGTCCGAGCGCGCTACGACTTGCCGATCTGGCTCACCGAGTACTCGTTGATGGACTTCTCCGGCGGCGGTGTGCGCTATCCGGGCGAGCAGGAGCTGGCGGACTTCGCGGGCGCGTCGTCACGGATGTTGGAGGATCTGTCCTATGTGGAGCGCTATGCGTGGTTCGCGCTCCCCGCGGACAAGCCGGGCACGGGGCTGTACCTGCCCGGCGGTGCGCCGAACCGGGCCGGCGAGGCCTATCGCGCCACCGGTTAG